The Spirosoma oryzicola region TAACCAGCTGCTGGGCCATTGACTGCATATTCTTTGTCATACTAGCTCCTTCTTCTACCAGCAACCGAACTGGTGGATTTTCCCAACCCAGATGGGCTAGGACCTGTAACGAATTAAACTCAAAAATAGCAGCCTTTAACAGATAACTACCTGCGGTCAAGGGTAACCTTGGCAATCGGCATGCTATTTCGTGTTGCCCTGCTTTTAAGGCTATGGGCGTTGCTGGAATGGCCCCTGTGATGCACGTTGCCCCATCGCCAGTCCATATAAAAAAGGTCCATCCTAAGTTTTCGAACGGTATCAGCGACTGATACGCAAGCGTTACCTTTATTTCGCTACCGGGCTGAATTACCGCCGACGCCGAACTCATCACCTGCATAGTCAAACTACGAATAGCAATCGGACGGTCGGAGCTAAGCGCTGCCTGCGTCTCTTCTCCTGTTGAGGCTACATGTTGGTGTTGCTGGGAAAAATAGTGATCTAGCGTTTCTGTCGCGGTACCGGAAAATTGGACCTGCCCTTTTTCAAGCAAAAGGCCGCGCTGACAAACCGCCTGAATATGATACGGTACGTGTGATACGAGAATGATAGAGCCCCCCGCCGATAGGTAGCTCTGCATATGCTTAAGGCACTTACGCTGAAAATCCAGATCGCCCACTGCTAGAACCTCGTCAACCAACAAAATATCCGGGTTTAGATGAGCCGCTACGGCATAAGCCAGGCGAGCCGTCATGCCTGAACTGTAGAACTGTACGGGCATATGAATAGCGTCGCCTAGTCCCGTGAAATCTATAATCTGCTCGATCAGCGGGTCCACTTGCCGTTTAGAGAGGCCCAACAGAGCGGCCCGCACGTAGATGTTTTCGCGGCCCGACAAAACAGGGTCCAATCCGA contains the following coding sequences:
- a CDS encoding polysaccharide ABC transporter ATP-binding protein, whose protein sequence is MNTVPILSVDNLSKKFSTSFRRSLWYGVKDVAKDLTPYRRPKTQDNGHLRKTEFWGLQNISFNLHKGESLAIVGDNGAGKSTLLKILNGLIKPDRGQVRIRGNVGALIELGIGLDPVLSGRENIYVRAALLGLSKRQVDPLIEQIIDFTGLGDAIHMPVQFYSSGMTARLAYAVAAHLNPDILLVDEVLAVGDLDFQRKCLKHMQSYLSAGGSIILVSHVPYHIQAVCQRGLLLEKGQVQFSGTATETLDHYFSQQHQHVASTGEETQAALSSDRPIAIRSLTMQVMSSASAVIQPGSEIKVTLAYQSLIPFENLGWTFFIWTGDGATCITGAIPATPIALKAGQHEIACRLPRLPLTAGSYLLKAAIFEFNSLQVLAHLGWENPPVRLLVEEGASMTKNMQSMAQQLVTIDVEWID